In a genomic window of Larus michahellis chromosome 3, bLarMic1.1, whole genome shotgun sequence:
- the ASF1A gene encoding histone chaperone ASF1A gives MAKVQVNNVVVLDNPSPFYNPFQFEITFECIEDLSEDLEWKIIYVGSAESEEYDQVLDSVLVGPVPAGRHMFVFQADAPNPGLIPDADAVGVTVVLITCTYRGQEFIRVGYYVNNEYTETELRENPPVKPDFSKLQRNILASNPRVTRFHINWEDNTEKLEDAESSNPNLQSLLSTDALPSASKGWSTSENSLNVMLESHMDCM, from the exons atggcAAAGGTTCAGGTGAACAATGTAGTGGTGTTGGATAATCCTTCTCCTTTCTACAACCCTTTCCAGTTCGAAATCACATTTGAGTGCATAGAGGACCTGTCGGAAG aTTTGGAGTGGAAAATAATTTATGTGGGTTCAGCTGAAAGTGAAGAGTATGATCAGGTGTTAGACTCTGTTTTAGTAGGACCTGTTCCTGCAGGCAGACACATGTTTGTATTTCAG GCTGATGCACCTAACCCAGGGCTTATTCCAGATGCAGATGCAGTAGGTGTAACAGTTGTGCTAATTACATGCACCTATCGAGGTCAAGAATTTATTAGAGTCGGCTACTATGTAAACAATGAATATACTGAAACAGAACTGAGAGAGAATCCACCAGTAAAGCCAGATTTTTCTAAG ctTCAAAGGAATATTTTGGCATCTAATCCCAGAGTCACGAGATTCCACATTAATTGGGAGGACAACACTGAAAAACTGGAAGACGCAGAGAGCAGTAACCCAAATCTACAGTCGTTGCTTTCTACAGATGCATTACCTTCAGCATCAAAAGGGTGGTCAACATcagaaaattcattaaatgttATGTTAGAATCTCATATGGACTGCATGTGA